Proteins encoded together in one Nocardioides marinisabuli window:
- a CDS encoding TIGR03936 family radical SAM-associated protein, which translates to MRDQPEQQAPPVQRLRIRYAKRGRLRFTSHRDFSRAFERAVFRARVPMAYSSGFNPHPRISYAGAAPTGSASEAEYLEIGLAQVVDPADIHAELAEALPTGLDVLEVVESPGGSLADRLEASHWRLDIAALPEEAAAAVSTFMATESVLVERMMKKGLREFDCRAAVVSLTSSPREEGASLDLVLRHGVPSVRPDDVLRGLAAVAGLEAGARRC; encoded by the coding sequence GTGCGTGACCAGCCCGAGCAGCAAGCCCCGCCCGTCCAGCGCCTGCGCATCCGCTACGCGAAGAGGGGGCGGCTGCGCTTCACCAGCCACCGCGACTTCTCGCGCGCCTTCGAGCGCGCGGTCTTCCGCGCCCGGGTGCCGATGGCCTACTCCTCGGGCTTCAACCCGCACCCGCGCATCTCGTACGCCGGCGCGGCACCGACCGGCTCGGCCAGCGAGGCCGAGTACCTCGAGATCGGCCTGGCCCAGGTGGTCGACCCCGCCGACATCCACGCCGAGCTCGCCGAGGCGCTGCCGACCGGGCTCGACGTCCTCGAGGTCGTCGAGTCGCCCGGCGGCTCGCTGGCCGACCGGCTCGAGGCCAGCCACTGGCGCCTCGACATCGCCGCCCTGCCCGAGGAGGCGGCCGCCGCGGTCAGCACCTTCATGGCCACCGAGTCGGTGCTGGTGGAACGGATGATGAAGAAGGGCCTGCGCGAGTTCGACTGCCGCGCGGCGGTGGTCTCCCTGACCAGCAGCCCGCGCGAGGAGGGCGCCTCCCTCGACCTGGTGCTGCGCCACGGGGTGCCCTCGGTGCGGCCCGACGACGTGCTGCGCGGCCTGGCCGCCGTGGCCGGCCTGGAGGCGGGGGCGCGCCGCTGCTGA
- a CDS encoding S8 family peptidase produces MTTSSSRLRRLGAGTAAAVALAGLTALSPTAAQAAPDRGGRADDRPAPVVGQGRASAVPGDYIVVMEERATASAAADARQAARDNGGRVKQTYGTALNGFSARLPQRAVEALRNRPGVAYIEADQTLSIDATQTGATWGLDRIDQRDLPLNGTYTYTPTGSGVTAYVIDTGILAGHTDLGGRVQSGYTAINDGRGTSDCNGHGTHVAGTVGGTTYGVAKQVTLRPVRVLDCAGSGSTSGVIAGVDWVTSHHSAGAPAVANMSLGGGVSSALDQAVNSSIADGVTYAVAAGNENTNACNGSPSRVAAAITVGSTTSTDARSSFSNYGSCLDLFAPGSSITSAWHTSTTATNTISGTSMATPHVAGVAALYLQGDPSAAPSTVTSAVLGSSTSGKVTGAGTGSPNRLLTSLLSSAPTEPPAPSGNLLANPGFESGATAWSATSGVITNDAGAPAASGSWKAWLTGYGTTRTDTLTQQVSVPAAGSASLSFKLYVSSAETTTTRAYDTLQVQVVSGGSTTTLATYSNLDEGTGYVTRTLDASAFTGKSVTVRFVGTEDSSLGTSFVVDDTALTTG; encoded by the coding sequence ATGACAACCTCGTCCTCGCGCCTGCGCCGTCTCGGCGCCGGCACCGCCGCCGCCGTGGCCCTCGCCGGCCTCACTGCGCTCAGCCCCACCGCGGCCCAGGCCGCCCCCGACCGCGGCGGCCGCGCCGACGACCGGCCCGCCCCCGTCGTGGGCCAGGGACGCGCCTCGGCCGTCCCGGGCGACTACATCGTGGTGATGGAGGAGCGGGCGACCGCCTCCGCCGCCGCCGACGCGCGCCAGGCGGCGCGCGACAACGGTGGTCGCGTCAAGCAGACCTACGGCACGGCGCTCAACGGCTTCTCCGCGCGGCTCCCGCAGCGGGCGGTCGAGGCGCTGCGCAACCGTCCCGGGGTCGCCTACATCGAGGCCGACCAGACCCTCTCGATCGACGCGACCCAGACCGGGGCGACCTGGGGCCTGGACCGCATCGACCAGCGCGACCTGCCGCTCAACGGCACCTACACCTACACGCCGACCGGCAGCGGGGTCACTGCCTACGTCATCGACACCGGCATCCTCGCCGGTCACACCGACCTCGGCGGACGCGTGCAGTCCGGCTACACCGCCATCAACGACGGCCGCGGCACCAGCGACTGCAACGGCCACGGCACGCACGTCGCGGGCACCGTCGGCGGGACGACGTACGGCGTGGCCAAGCAGGTCACCCTGCGGCCCGTGCGGGTCCTCGACTGCGCGGGCAGCGGGTCGACCTCCGGGGTCATCGCCGGCGTCGACTGGGTGACCTCCCACCACAGCGCCGGCGCCCCCGCCGTCGCGAACATGAGCCTGGGCGGCGGGGTGTCCTCGGCGCTCGACCAGGCGGTCAACAGCTCGATCGCCGACGGCGTCACCTACGCCGTGGCGGCCGGCAACGAGAACACCAACGCCTGCAACGGCTCGCCCTCGCGCGTCGCCGCGGCGATCACCGTCGGCTCCACCACCAGCACCGACGCCCGCTCGTCGTTCTCCAACTACGGCAGCTGCCTCGACCTCTTCGCGCCCGGCTCGAGCATCACCTCGGCCTGGCACACCTCCACCACCGCGACCAACACGATCTCGGGCACCTCGATGGCCACCCCGCACGTCGCCGGTGTGGCCGCCCTCTACCTCCAGGGCGACCCGAGCGCCGCCCCGAGCACCGTCACCAGCGCGGTCCTGGGCAGCTCGACCAGCGGCAAGGTCACCGGGGCGGGCACCGGCTCGCCCAACCGGCTCCTGACCTCGCTGCTCAGCAGCGCCCCGACCGAGCCGCCGGCCCCGTCGGGCAACTTGCTGGCCAACCCCGGCTTCGAGTCCGGCGCGACCGCCTGGTCGGCGACCTCGGGGGTCATCACCAACGACGCCGGCGCCCCGGCGGCCAGCGGCTCCTGGAAGGCATGGCTCACCGGCTACGGCACCACCCGCACCGACACCCTGACCCAGCAGGTGAGCGTCCCCGCGGCCGGCAGCGCCTCGCTGTCGTTCAAGCTCTACGTCAGCAGCGCGGAGACCACCACGACCCGGGCCTACGACACCCTGCAGGTCCAGGTCGTCTCGGGCGGCAGCACCACGACGCTGGCCACCTACTCCAACCTCGACGAGGGCACGGGCTACGTCACCCGCACCCTCGACGCCTCCGCCTTCACCGGCAAGAGCGTCACGGTGCGCTTCGTCGGCACCGAGGACTCCTCGCTGGGCACCAGCTTCGTGGTCGACGACACCGCGCTCACCACGGGCTGA
- the rplU gene encoding 50S ribosomal protein L21, with product MYAIVRAGATQQKVAVGDVIEIDKVTTAVGETLTLPVLMAVDGEKVTANGLDKAAVTVEVLGATKGPKIIIQKYKNKTGYKKRQGHRQKYTQVKVTDISL from the coding sequence GTGTACGCGATCGTGCGCGCTGGCGCCACCCAGCAGAAGGTTGCCGTGGGCGACGTCATCGAGATCGACAAGGTCACGACGGCCGTCGGCGAGACCCTGACGCTCCCCGTCCTCATGGCTGTCGACGGTGAGAAGGTCACGGCCAACGGCCTCGACAAGGCCGCGGTGACCGTCGAGGTCCTCGGCGCCACCAAGGGCCCCAAGATCATCATCCAGAAGTACAAGAACAAGACCGGCTACAAGAAGCGCCAGGGTCACCGCCAGAAGTACACCCAGGTCAAGGTCACCGACATCTCGCTCTGA
- a CDS encoding endonuclease/exonuclease/phosphatase family protein codes for MSSRRVLWWVLLLASLLPAAALTVLRLGAWEAGPAIRLVSFTPYAVVAYAVALVLLLGVARRTRGARLAALGVVAALVLHGSWLAPLVVGSPASATAGEAAGDERVVVMSSNLLMGRADAAQVVRTAVEGDVDVLVLQEVTRRSLAGLEAAGLDELLPHRIGFPVTGERPFADTVGTMVFARQPLGEPRPLGTVLQSWEVEVDGLVLLAVHPSAPTDPEGWVRDHDLLREAARESGADLVVGDFNATLDHAPVRRLVDDGYRDAVEQSNGGWQPTWPANGLFAGLPVLLVQIDHVLTGPGLVADSARTVRIDGTDHRALLVEVLVAARRLGRS; via the coding sequence ATGAGCAGCCGACGCGTCCTGTGGTGGGTGCTGCTCCTGGCGAGCCTCCTGCCGGCCGCGGCCCTGACCGTGCTGCGCCTGGGGGCGTGGGAGGCGGGGCCGGCGATCCGCCTGGTCTCCTTCACGCCGTACGCCGTCGTGGCCTACGCCGTCGCGCTGGTGCTGCTGCTCGGCGTGGCCCGCCGCACCCGCGGGGCGCGCCTGGCCGCCCTCGGCGTGGTGGCGGCGCTGGTGCTGCACGGCTCGTGGCTGGCGCCGCTGGTCGTGGGCTCCCCGGCCTCGGCGACCGCGGGGGAGGCGGCGGGCGACGAGCGGGTGGTCGTGATGAGCAGCAACCTGCTGATGGGGCGCGCCGACGCCGCCCAGGTGGTGCGCACCGCGGTGGAGGGCGACGTCGACGTCCTGGTGCTGCAGGAGGTGACCCGCCGGTCGCTGGCCGGGCTGGAGGCGGCCGGGCTCGACGAGCTGCTGCCGCACCGCATCGGCTTCCCGGTGACGGGGGAGCGGCCCTTCGCCGACACCGTCGGCACCATGGTCTTCGCCCGGCAGCCGCTCGGCGAGCCGCGTCCGCTCGGCACGGTGCTGCAGTCGTGGGAGGTCGAGGTCGACGGGCTGGTGCTGCTGGCCGTGCACCCCTCGGCGCCCACCGACCCCGAGGGCTGGGTGCGCGACCACGACCTGCTCCGCGAGGCGGCCCGCGAGAGCGGCGCCGACCTGGTCGTCGGCGACTTCAACGCCACCCTCGACCACGCCCCGGTGCGCCGGCTGGTCGACGACGGCTACCGCGACGCGGTCGAGCAGAGCAACGGCGGCTGGCAGCCGACCTGGCCGGCCAACGGCCTCTTCGCCGGCCTGCCGGTGCTGCTGGTGCAGATCGACCACGTGCTCACCGGCCCGGGCCTGGTCGCCGACTCGGCGCGCACCGTGCGCATCGACGGCACCGACCACCGTGCGCTGCTGGTCGAGGTGCTGGTGGCGGCACGTAGGCTGGGCCGGTCATGA
- a CDS encoding cysteine desulfurase family protein codes for MSTPVYLDHAATTPMVPVAFEAMTGQLAHAANPSSLHASGRRARRVVEESRETIARSLGCRPGEVVLTSGGTEADNLAVKGIYWARRAEDPRRVRILTTAVEHHAVLDPLDWLAEQGGAEVELLPVDADGRLDPGTLRASIERDPASVALVSVMWANNEVGTRQPVTDVVAVAAEHRIPVHTDAVQALGVLPVDFARSGVDAMTVSGHKVGGPHGAGALVVRREVGVVPLVHGGGQERDIRSGTLDAPAIAGFAAAVELAVARQGEHAARMAGLRKRLVDGVLQVVPDAVLNGPGPDTWDAERLPGNVHLSFPGCEGDSLLMLLDARGIECSTGSACSAGVPQASHVLLAMGRSDAAARSSLRFSLGHTSTEADVEALVGAIGACVERARGVRL; via the coding sequence ATGAGCACGCCCGTCTACCTCGACCACGCAGCGACGACGCCGATGGTGCCGGTCGCGTTCGAGGCGATGACCGGGCAGCTGGCCCACGCCGCCAACCCCTCCTCGCTGCACGCCTCGGGCCGGCGCGCGCGCCGGGTGGTCGAGGAGTCGCGCGAGACGATCGCGCGGTCGCTGGGCTGCCGGCCCGGCGAGGTGGTGCTCACCTCCGGCGGCACCGAGGCCGACAACCTCGCGGTGAAGGGCATCTACTGGGCGCGCCGCGCCGAGGACCCCCGCCGGGTGCGCATCCTCACCACCGCGGTCGAGCACCACGCCGTGCTCGACCCCCTCGACTGGCTCGCCGAGCAGGGCGGCGCCGAGGTCGAGCTGCTGCCCGTCGACGCCGACGGACGCCTCGACCCCGGGACCCTGCGCGCCAGCATCGAGCGCGACCCCGCCAGCGTGGCGCTGGTCTCGGTGATGTGGGCCAACAACGAGGTCGGCACCCGCCAGCCCGTCACCGACGTGGTCGCGGTCGCCGCCGAGCACCGCATCCCGGTGCACACCGACGCCGTGCAGGCCCTGGGCGTGCTGCCCGTCGACTTCGCCCGCTCCGGCGTCGACGCGATGACGGTGAGCGGGCACAAGGTCGGCGGACCGCACGGCGCCGGCGCCCTCGTCGTACGACGCGAGGTCGGGGTGGTCCCGCTGGTCCACGGCGGCGGGCAGGAGCGCGACATCCGCAGCGGCACCCTCGACGCGCCCGCGATCGCCGGGTTCGCCGCCGCCGTCGAGCTGGCCGTCGCCCGCCAGGGCGAGCACGCGGCGCGGATGGCGGGGCTGCGGAAGCGGCTGGTCGACGGGGTCCTGCAGGTCGTGCCCGACGCGGTGCTCAACGGTCCGGGCCCCGACACCTGGGACGCCGAGCGGCTGCCCGGCAACGTGCACCTGTCCTTCCCCGGCTGCGAGGGCGACTCGCTGCTGATGCTGCTCGACGCCCGCGGCATCGAGTGCTCGACCGGCTCGGCCTGCTCGGCCGGGGTGCCGCAGGCCTCCCACGTGCTGCTGGCGATGGGCCGCAGCGACGCCGCCGCCCGCAGCTCGCTGCGGTTCTCGCTGGGCCACACCTCCACCGAGGCCGACGTCGAGGCCCTGGTGGGCGCGATCGGTGCCTGCGTCGAGCGGGCCCGGGGGGTCCGGCTCTGA
- the proB gene encoding glutamate 5-kinase: MSLRPEVTGARRVVVKVGSSSLTTASGGIDPDRVRSLVDVVAAARERGAEVVLVSSGAIAAGLAPLGLRRRPSGLAAQQAAASVGQGLLVHRYTEELRRHGLIAGQVLLTVDDVTRRAHYRNAAQTFTQLLELGVLPIVNENDTVATGEIRFGDNDRLAALVAHLVHADLLVLLSDVDGLYDADPRTPGSRLLGDVHGLDDLDGVRIGRTGAAGLGTGGMETKVQAARIATGAGIPVVLTAADRAAEALTGAPVGTLFHPTGKRRPKRLLWLAHATEPLGTLHLDDGAVRAVVERRASLLAAGVTGASGSFVAGDPVDLAGPDGAAVARGLVNFDADEVPLLLGRSSHDLKRDLGAAYEREVVHRDDLVLL; this comes from the coding sequence ATGAGCCTGCGCCCGGAGGTCACCGGGGCCCGACGTGTCGTGGTCAAGGTGGGCTCGTCGTCGCTGACCACCGCCTCCGGTGGCATCGACCCCGACCGGGTGCGCTCGTTGGTCGACGTGGTCGCCGCCGCCCGCGAGCGCGGCGCCGAGGTCGTGCTGGTCTCCTCGGGCGCGATCGCGGCCGGCCTGGCCCCCCTGGGCCTGCGGCGGCGTCCCTCGGGCCTGGCCGCCCAGCAGGCCGCCGCCTCGGTCGGCCAGGGCCTGCTGGTGCACCGCTACACCGAGGAGCTGCGCCGCCACGGCCTGATCGCCGGGCAGGTGCTGCTGACCGTCGACGACGTCACCCGCCGCGCCCACTACCGCAACGCCGCGCAGACCTTCACCCAGCTGCTCGAGCTGGGCGTGCTGCCCATCGTCAACGAGAACGACACCGTGGCCACCGGGGAGATCCGCTTCGGCGACAACGACCGGCTCGCCGCGCTCGTGGCGCACCTGGTCCACGCCGACCTGCTGGTGCTGCTCTCCGACGTCGACGGGCTCTACGACGCCGACCCGCGCACGCCCGGCAGCCGGCTGCTGGGCGACGTGCACGGCCTCGACGACCTCGACGGGGTGCGGATCGGGCGCACCGGGGCCGCGGGCCTGGGCACCGGCGGCATGGAGACCAAGGTGCAGGCCGCCCGCATCGCCACCGGCGCCGGCATCCCGGTCGTGCTGACCGCCGCCGACCGGGCCGCCGAGGCGCTCACCGGCGCCCCGGTCGGGACCCTGTTCCACCCCACCGGCAAGCGCCGCCCCAAGCGGCTGCTCTGGCTGGCGCACGCCACCGAGCCGCTGGGCACCCTGCACCTCGACGACGGGGCCGTGCGGGCCGTCGTGGAGCGCCGGGCCTCGCTGCTGGCCGCCGGTGTCACCGGGGCCTCCGGCAGCTTCGTGGCCGGCGACCCCGTCGACCTGGCCGGCCCCGACGGCGCCGCCGTGGCGCGCGGGCTGGTCAACTTCGACGCCGACGAGGTGCCGCTGCTGCTGGGCCGCTCCAGCCACGACCTCAAGCGCGACCTCGGCGCCGCCTACGAGCGCGAGGTCGTGCACCGCGACGACCTGGTGCTGCTCTGA
- the mnmA gene encoding tRNA 2-thiouridine(34) synthase MnmA codes for MRVLAAMSGGVDSAVAAARAVEAGHDVTGIHLALSRNPASYRSGARGCCTIEDSNDARRAADVIGIPFYVWDMSERFHEDVVEDFMDEYAAGRTPNPCLRCNEKIKFAAVLDKALALGFDAVVTGHYAQLRTGDDGLVEMHRAIDHGKDQSYVLGVLDQRQLRHSLFPLGGSTKTDVRAEAAERGLLVADKPDSHDICFVADGDNAGWLREKLGDRAPNHGGVVVDDATGEELGRHDGTYGFTIGQRKGLRIGRPAPDGKPRFVLDIEPVSGTVRVGPRERLAVHRLRGIRPRWCGTPPTRLEGPAVSVQLRAHGAELPARVVVDDGEELEVVVELGEPAYGIAPGQAVVVYDGSRVVGSATISETTSSTPSSTPSSTRGDT; via the coding sequence ATGCGCGTCCTCGCCGCCATGTCGGGCGGCGTGGACTCCGCGGTCGCCGCGGCCCGCGCCGTCGAGGCCGGCCACGACGTCACCGGCATCCACCTGGCCCTCTCGCGCAACCCGGCGTCGTACCGCTCGGGGGCGCGGGGCTGCTGCACCATCGAGGACAGCAACGACGCGCGCCGGGCCGCCGACGTGATCGGCATCCCCTTCTACGTCTGGGACATGTCCGAGCGCTTCCACGAGGACGTCGTGGAGGACTTCATGGACGAGTACGCCGCCGGGCGCACCCCCAACCCGTGCCTGCGCTGCAACGAGAAGATCAAGTTCGCCGCGGTCCTCGACAAGGCGCTCGCGCTGGGCTTCGACGCGGTCGTGACCGGGCACTACGCCCAGCTGCGCACCGGCGACGACGGGCTGGTGGAGATGCACCGCGCGATCGACCACGGCAAGGACCAGTCCTACGTGCTCGGGGTGCTCGACCAGCGCCAGCTGCGCCACTCGCTCTTCCCCCTCGGCGGCTCCACCAAGACCGACGTGCGCGCCGAGGCCGCCGAGCGCGGGCTGCTGGTCGCCGACAAGCCCGACAGCCACGACATCTGCTTCGTCGCCGACGGCGACAACGCCGGCTGGCTGCGCGAGAAGCTCGGCGACCGGGCCCCCAACCACGGCGGGGTCGTGGTCGACGACGCCACCGGCGAGGAGCTCGGGCGCCACGACGGCACCTACGGGTTCACCATCGGCCAGCGCAAGGGCCTGCGGATCGGTCGCCCGGCCCCCGACGGCAAGCCCCGCTTCGTGCTCGACATCGAGCCCGTCAGCGGCACCGTGCGGGTCGGGCCGCGCGAGCGGCTCGCGGTGCACCGGCTGCGCGGCATCCGCCCGCGCTGGTGCGGCACCCCGCCCACCCGGCTCGAGGGCCCGGCGGTGAGCGTGCAGCTGCGCGCCCACGGCGCCGAGCTGCCGGCCCGGGTCGTGGTCGACGACGGCGAGGAGCTCGAGGTCGTCGTCGAGCTCGGCGAGCCGGCGTACGGCATCGCGCCCGGGCAGGCGGTCGTCGTCTACGACGGCAGCCGGGTCGTCGGCTCGGCCACCATCAGCGAGACCACCAGCAGCACCCCAAGCAGCACCCCCAGCAGCACCCGAGGAGACACGTGA
- the obgE gene encoding GTPase ObgE, whose translation MAVPTFVDRVTLHVSAGRGGNGVASVHREKFKPLGGPDGGNGGPGGSVILRVDTDVTTLLDYHHSPKRRAEHGGHGAGDHRNGGHGSDLVLPVPDGTVVSDARGNVLADMVGPGTELVIAQGGRGGLGNAALASSKRKAPGFALLGEPGDELEIVLELKVVADIGLVGFPSAGKSSLIAAISRARPKIANYPFTTLVPNLGVVTAGDLTFTVADVPGLIEGASEGRGLGHDFLRHIERCAAIVHVIDTASIEPGRNPVDDLDVIENELARYGGLEDRPRLVALNKVDVPDGRDLSDITIDELRERGLKVFPISAASGEGLRQLTFAMGEIVAASRAEKEVVEAQRIVLRPPSADGGDDFTITETGDGWRVRGTKPERWVRQTDFSNDEAVGFLADRFNRLGIEERLVKMGAVEGDTVLIGHPDNAVVFDFQPGIEAGAEMLGRRGEDQRFDDSRPAARRRREIDEAMEGREENETRADVARRLDATSTAKQKRGGASGPTSYEIGTPADPDWEESDPGAGTDQE comes from the coding sequence ATGGCCGTCCCCACCTTCGTGGACCGCGTCACGCTGCACGTCAGCGCCGGACGCGGCGGCAACGGTGTCGCCTCGGTGCACCGCGAGAAGTTCAAGCCGCTCGGCGGCCCCGACGGCGGCAACGGCGGGCCCGGCGGCTCGGTGATCCTGCGCGTCGACACCGACGTCACCACGCTGCTCGACTACCACCACAGCCCCAAGCGTCGTGCCGAGCACGGCGGCCACGGGGCCGGTGACCACCGCAACGGCGGGCACGGCTCCGACCTGGTGCTGCCGGTGCCCGACGGGACCGTGGTCAGCGACGCCCGCGGCAACGTGCTGGCCGACATGGTCGGGCCGGGCACCGAGCTGGTCATCGCCCAGGGCGGTCGCGGAGGTCTCGGCAACGCCGCGCTGGCCTCCTCCAAGCGCAAGGCCCCCGGCTTCGCCCTGCTCGGCGAGCCCGGCGACGAGCTCGAGATCGTCCTCGAGCTCAAGGTGGTCGCCGACATCGGCCTGGTGGGCTTCCCCAGCGCCGGCAAGTCGAGCCTGATCGCTGCGATCTCGCGGGCCCGGCCCAAGATCGCCAACTACCCCTTCACCACCCTGGTGCCCAACCTGGGCGTCGTGACCGCCGGTGACCTGACCTTCACCGTCGCCGACGTGCCCGGCCTCATCGAGGGCGCGAGCGAGGGGCGCGGCCTGGGCCACGACTTCCTGCGCCACATCGAGCGCTGTGCGGCGATCGTGCACGTCATCGACACCGCCTCCATCGAGCCGGGCCGCAACCCCGTCGACGACCTCGACGTCATCGAGAACGAGCTCGCGCGCTACGGCGGGCTCGAGGACCGCCCCCGCCTGGTGGCGCTGAACAAGGTCGACGTGCCCGACGGCCGCGACCTCTCCGACATCACCATCGACGAGCTGCGCGAGCGGGGGCTCAAGGTCTTCCCGATCTCGGCCGCCTCCGGCGAGGGGCTGCGCCAGCTGACCTTCGCGATGGGCGAGATCGTCGCTGCGTCGCGCGCCGAGAAGGAGGTCGTCGAGGCCCAGCGCATCGTGCTGCGACCGCCCAGCGCCGACGGCGGCGACGACTTCACCATCACCGAGACCGGCGACGGCTGGCGGGTGCGCGGCACCAAGCCCGAGCGCTGGGTGCGCCAGACCGACTTCAGCAACGACGAGGCGGTCGGCTTCCTCGCCGACCGGTTCAACCGCCTGGGCATCGAGGAGCGACTGGTCAAGATGGGCGCGGTCGAGGGCGACACCGTGCTCATCGGCCACCCCGACAACGCTGTGGTCTTCGACTTCCAGCCCGGCATCGAGGCCGGCGCCGAGATGCTGGGGCGCCGCGGCGAGGACCAGCGCTTCGACGACTCCCGCCCGGCCGCACGCCGCCGTCGCGAGATCGACGAGGCCATGGAGGGCCGCGAGGAGAACGAGACCCGCGCCGACGTGGCACGCCGCCTCGACGCCACCAGCACCGCCAAGCAGAAGCGTGGCGGCGCGAGCGGCCCGACGTCGTACGAGATCGGCACGCCCGCCGACCCCGACTGGGAAGAGTCGGACCCCGGCGCGGGCACGGACCAGGAGTGA
- the rpmA gene encoding 50S ribosomal protein L27, giving the protein MAHKKGAASTKNGRDSNSQRLGVKRFGGQLVNAGEIIVRQRGTHFHPGSNVGRGGDDTLFALEAGAVEFGTRRGRKVVNIVPGE; this is encoded by the coding sequence ATGGCACACAAGAAGGGTGCGGCGTCCACCAAGAACGGCCGCGACTCGAACTCCCAGCGCCTCGGCGTCAAGCGCTTCGGCGGCCAGCTCGTCAACGCCGGTGAGATCATCGTGCGCCAGCGTGGTACCCACTTCCACCCGGGTTCCAACGTCGGCCGTGGCGGCGACGACACCCTGTTCGCCCTCGAGGCCGGTGCCGTGGAGTTCGGCACCCGTCGGGGTCGCAAGGTCGTCAACATCGTCCCGGGCGAGTGA
- a CDS encoding winged helix DNA-binding domain-containing protein, giving the protein MAPVHRAPDAAGATRSVVALHATEPATVHLSLQARVEGLGTGEVDRALHDERSLVRQLAMRRTLFVFPRDLLGAAWGSASAGSRPPSAPAWSRTSSPRGWPPTGRGGSTACAPGAGGAGRRARGAHGPRPAPARPGLEARLGGGATYAGSRVLTWLGARAEVVRGPQHHPLAPVAPALDADGHWLGDPPPTCGSAEGYVELVRRWLLRFGPGTEADLVWWLGATKGAVRASLAALGAVEVGVGAGERAYLLPDDVEEEAPVEPWAALLPVLDPTAMGWRQRDFHLGPHQPRLFDRNGNAGTTAWWSGRVVGCWVQDGDGAVEVRLVEDVGAEARAGLAREAARLGDWLDGQRVGTVYPSPLMRADPADLTHPVVRA; this is encoded by the coding sequence GTGGCGCCCGTCCACCGGGCGCCCGACGCGGCCGGCGCGACCCGCTCGGTGGTGGCGCTGCACGCCACCGAGCCCGCGACCGTCCACCTCTCCCTGCAGGCCCGCGTGGAGGGCCTCGGGACCGGTGAGGTCGACCGGGCCCTGCACGACGAGCGCAGCCTGGTGCGCCAGCTGGCGATGCGGCGCACGCTGTTCGTCTTCCCCCGCGACCTGCTGGGCGCCGCCTGGGGCAGCGCCTCGGCCGGGTCGCGGCCACCGAGCGCGCCCGCCTGGTCAAGGACGTCGAGTCCGCGGGGGTGGCCGCCGACGGGGCGCGGTGGCTCGACGGCGTGCGCGCCGGGTGCTGGAGGTGCTGGGCGCCGAGCCCGAGGGGCTCACGGCCCTCGACCTGCGCCAGCGCGCCCGGGGCTCGAGGCGCGCCTCGGCGGCGGGGCGACGTACGCCGGCAGCCGGGTGCTGACCTGGCTCGGGGCCCGGGCCGAGGTGGTGCGCGGGCCACAGCACCACCCACTGGCGCCAGTCGCGCCCGCGCTGGACGCTGACGGCCACTGGCTGGGCGACCCGCCCCCGACCTGCGGCTCGGCCGAGGGGTACGTCGAGCTGGTGCGGCGCTGGCTGCTGCGCTTCGGGCCGGGCACCGAGGCCGACCTGGTGTGGTGGCTGGGCGCCACCAAGGGCGCCGTGCGGGCGTCGCTGGCCGCGCTCGGGGCCGTCGAGGTCGGTGTCGGGGCGGGGGAGCGGGCCTACCTGCTGCCCGACGACGTCGAGGAGGAGGCACCGGTGGAGCCGTGGGCGGCGCTGCTGCCGGTGCTCGACCCCACCGCGATGGGCTGGCGGCAGCGCGACTTCCACCTCGGCCCGCACCAGCCGCGGCTCTTCGACCGCAACGGCAACGCCGGCACCACCGCCTGGTGGTCGGGGCGGGTCGTGGGGTGCTGGGTGCAGGACGGCGACGGCGCCGTCGAGGTGAGGCTGGTCGAGGACGTGGGGGCCGAGGCCCGTGCGGGGCTCGCCCGCGAGGCGGCGCGGCTGGGCGACTGGTTGGACGGACAGCGGGTCGGCACGGTCTACCCCTCGCCGCTGATGCGCGCCGACCCGGCGGACCTCACGCACCCGGTGGTGCGCGCCTGA